In the Clostridium cellulovorans 743B genome, AGCCCATGACTGGGCTTTTAAATCAACTTAATCTTAAATATATCTGTCAAGTTATTCTTTTCAACTCTTCTTTTAATTTCTTCATCATCAAGAGAATACAGACCTAAAGACTTCATCCTAGCAAAATATTCAGCGCCTGAGAAAGTATATCTATTTTTCCTTCCATCAATAGTAGAAACCCTGTAATTTTCATAAGAAATCATATCTCCAATTGCTGTGCTAATAGGAAGAGTTAAAAGGGGCATACCTATACCATACCTAACCGCATTATATCCCGCTAGTGATCCTGTTGCCATAGCTTCAATGTGTCCTACAAATAATCCACTCTTTTCTCCAGCTACAAATAAATTATCTAGTCCCCTAACTCTCATATCGTTAGTTCTTGGGGAAACAGCTAAATACCTTATAGAATTTCCTACACCACCAGCATACGGATCAGCAAATTTAGCAAACTCTAAGCCTGGAATTTTTCTTAATTTTTCTAATGGATAGTAGGTTGTCATTAACTTGGCATTAGCAAGGTGAACAAAACTACAACTTTTAGAGAAGTGTTTGAAACCGTTGAAACAGGCTCATTTGCAGCATATAAGGATTTGCCTGAAAATACTTTGGCTGAGAAAATAATTAAGTTACGGATGCTTAATGGATTAACTCAGCGTCAGTTTGCTGCTAGGTGTGGGATTGGATATTCTAGTTTATGTAGATATGAAGTTGGTGGTGTTATAAACTCAGATAATTTAGAAAAGATAATAGGTGCTTTAAATTTAGATGTACATTATTTCGATTAAAAAGCATATAAAAGATTTGTATTATCTTTTTCAGATATTTTCAAGTTCTATTTTCAATCTTTATCAAAAACCTTATAAAAATCTTCCTGAGGGAACTACTGCTGAGAAAATAATTAAACTTAGAAAAACTGATAACCTAGAACGACCTGAACTATATTATGGTATTTTAGGGTTGTATCATTCTGGGTTTACTCGGTTTCTTAGTGGTAAGATTATGCTTCCTTATTATATGTATTTGGAACTAAAGAATATTAACCTGTTGTGCTAACGGATAAGTTTTTATTAATAGGATATTTATTCCGTATGCTTGAGGAGACTTATCCTGATAAAAATTCTACTAGATTCTCAGGAATTATTATCCCAATATTAATCTTTGCTGTATCTATACCTATATTTAAGATTTTATTTATAAAATAACAGAGATTATGAGCTAATATTTTATTTACTACTCTTGCAGCAAAGCTCAAAGTTGGCTTTGCAAGCACCTCTGTATATTCAATTGTTCGGAGAGCTGAGAAAAAGTAGTTTTTATTCTACGACGAGCCTTGAATATGAGTTGCCTAAGTGTTTTTAAAAATTTAAATTTACTGTTATTACGATTTATGATTAAAAGATTAATACCCATTATTTTTTTAATTGAGAAGCAATTTTGGGGCATATATATTCTTTATCACCTATTAGTGTATTAACCGCTGAATTATCTGTAAGTTCCCAGACTGCGTCTCTATCATCGGCGTTTGCATCAGTAATAGAGAATTCTGTGATATATCCATCTAAAGCAACTAATGCATGTAATTTGAAGTCATAATATATCTCTTTTTTTCCAAGCACATCTCCAATAAGCAGCCTTCGGCTTAAATTACTACGAACTAATAATAAAAAAACAAAAATAACAATGATGATGATAATAATGATCCACCTAACTCTGGAACCTTAGTTATTGATGCTACATGTACACCAGTAAACATTGCATTTCCTCAGGATCTTAATCTTCTAAACCAAGAGAGAGAACACCTTGAAAAAATTATAAACCAACTTAATAATTCGAAGGATGGCAAAAAACCTAGAACCTATAGACAAAAGTCTAGAAGAGATTTTTTGTTAACTTCAAAATCAAAGAACAAAACAGTAAAAAACTTATAAAAGCTATTAGGTTATATTGCTACAAATATACGATACATAGAAGGATTCATTACAAAAGGTAAGTCTTTAAATTTTAGACAACTTAAATTTTTTAATGTAATCAAAGAACTTTTTATGCAACAAAACTACATTCTTAAAAATCAAAAACTTAGTGTTGAAGATAGAATAGTTGGTATTGAACAACCATATGTTAGACCTATTGTCAGAGGTAAGGCGAAAGCAAAAATGGAGTTTGATGCTAAGGTTGAAATTAGTGTTGTAGATGGTTTTGTAAGAATTGAGAAGCTTAGCTGGGATGCTTATAATGAATGTGAAAGTTTACAAACAGTTGTTGAAGCTTATAGACAAAAATATGGCTGTTATCCTCAAAGGATTCTTTTCGATAAAATCTATAGAAATAGGAAAAACTTAGGCTACTGTAAGGATAACAATATATCTGCTTTAGGACGTCCAAAACAGTCTGTTACTACCGATAAACGTCAGGAGTATGTTGATATTTGTGATAGAAATATTGTTGAAGGCAAGTTTGATGAAGGAAAATTAGCTTATGAATTAAACAGAATAGCCTCTAGGCTCAGAGAAACTTCTGAGTTCGTTATTTCTATTGGATTTTTGGCAATGAACCTCAATAAAAAATTGAGGGACATGTTGTCTCATTTCTTGAAAAATTCCAGGAGAGTTTTTCAGTGGTAATAATATTCAATTATTAAAAACGATAGGGGTTGCAAAGCAACCCCTACTTATTGAAGCGAGTTTAAATAAAAACTGGCTTATTGGTGATTGATAAAATAGCATGGATTTATTTATACTAGCTTGCTAAATTAACGTTAAAGTTTATATTTTGTTTTAACTAGTGTTTGTAGCAACTCAGAACAAAATTTCAAACTATCTTCTTATGGCATTATTTTAGAATTAATAAATTCTTCTTGCAAACATATGGTGTCATTTGAAAATATGTCAATAACATCCATACTTATATTAAATTCCATTTCTATTTTTATACAAAGCTTTGTAGCTTTTAGTGAATCTGCTCCTAGTAAAAAAAATCCATCATTCTTGCCAAAATTATCGTGGTTTAATATACAACTCCAAATAGTATAGAGTCTCTTTTGAATATCTGTATAATTCTCCTTATCATCC is a window encoding:
- a CDS encoding helix-turn-helix domain-containing protein, which gives rise to MNKTTTFREVFETVETGSFAAYKDLPENTLAEKIIKLRMLNGLTQRQFAARCGIGYSSLCRYEVGGVINSDNLEKIIGALNLDVHYFD
- a CDS encoding transposase, which codes for MQQNYILKNQKLSVEDRIVGIEQPYVRPIVRGKAKAKMEFDAKVEISVVDGFVRIEKLSWDAYNECESLQTVVEAYRQKYGCYPQRILFDKIYRNRKNLGYCKDNNISALGRPKQSVTTDKRQEYVDICDRNIVEGKFDEGKLAYELNRIASRLRETSEFVISIGFLAMNLNKKLRDMLSHFLKNSRRVFQW